From the Bacteroidota bacterium genome, the window CGATACACTGGCCGCTGTAAAGCTGGCCAAGTCTTACGGCTGCACAGTGCTGGGTGTGTGCAATGTAGTAGGCAGCTCCATACCCCGCGAAACGGATGGAGGGGTGTATATACACGCCGGGCCAGAGATTGGCGTAGCTAGCACCAAGGCCTTTACGGCCCAGGTAACAGCCCTGGCCCTGATTGCCATCCGCATTGGACAGCGTAGGCAGACGCTGTCTGACAATCGATTCCATACCCTAATCAAGGAGCTGATTCGCCTGCCAGAGTTGATTCACCATGTGCTACACAGCCTGGATGCGCAGGTGCAAGAGATCAGCGCGCTGTACAAGGACGCAGGTAATTTCCTTTACCTCGGCCGGGGCTTCAACTTTCCGGTGGCGCTGGAGGGTGCGCTGAAGCTGAAGGAAATATCCTATATCCATGCCGAGGGTTACCCGGCTGCCGAAATGAAGCATGGCCCCATTGCACTGATCGACGAAAACATGCCAGTCGTCTTCATTGCTACGCGAGATAAGAGCTATGACAAGGTAGTATCGAACATACAGGAGGTAAAGGCACGAAAGGGTATTGTGATTGCTGTAGTTACGGAAGGGGATACCATGCTGCCCACCGTGGCAGAGCATGTGCTAGAGATACCCCGGATAGATGAAGTATTGAACCCCATCATCGCCGTGATTCCGCTCCAGCTACTCAGCTACTACATAGCCGTACTGCGCGGCTGCAATGTAGACCAGCCCCGAAATCTGGCAAAGAGCGTAACCGTTGAGTAACCAGCGAGACCTGGAACGAAATATGGACCTGTTGCATCCTTCTATCGGCGAATCTTCCAGAGAAGCGCACAGAGAAACCAGACCACCCCTGCTGCCAGCACTCACCTCTTTGCGCTTCTTCTTTGCGTTCGTAGTATTTCTTTCGCATTTGAGATTTCTTCGCGCCAATGAAGCATACAAAGAAATCTATGACAATTATTTTGAGGAAGGCTTTCTGGGGGTAAGCTTCTTTTTTATTCTATCTGGCTTTATTATTACATACAATTATTTTGATAAAATAGTAGAAAAAAGAATAAGCTATAGAGTCTTTTTTCTGAGAAGATTATTCCGTGTTTATCCACTTCATTTTCTTACATTGATTCTATCTTTAATCTCATTTATAAATAGCGATAAGCATCATGAATTTTTTTATATTCATTTTGTTCTAAATATTTTTCTTTTGCATAGTTTCATACCAAGTTCGGCATTTTACTTTAGTTTAAATAATGTTTCTTGGAGTATTTCTAATGAACTATTTTTTTATTCTTTAGCACCCAAAGCCATTCGAATTCTGAATGGAATCTCTAAAAATATTATATTTTTCCTTTTCTTATTCGTTATAATATTGGGGTTTATTTTTGTTTCACTGTTCTTGAGTCTGGATTTTCATAGGGGCATAAATCATGCAATTGTTTACGTTAATCCTTTCTTTAGGTTCATGGATTTTATTCTTGGCATGTTGTTATGTAAATTATATTATGAGGGCAAAAGAATTACATTTATTCAGCGGAATTCTTCTCTAATTCAAATATCATCTATTGTGCTTTTTTCTTTGTTCTTTAGCTTTCATCTCATTGTTGATGTCACATTCAGGTATTCCGTTTATTACTGGATACCGATGTTAGCTATTATTTTTTCATTTAGCTTCTCGAATGGATTTTTTGCATATACTCTGAAGAATAGGATACTGGTATACTTAGGAGAGATTTCATTTGCTTTCTACTTGCTTCATTTTCTTGTAATTCGTTTTACGTCCTCCTTAGCACTAAAATTATTTCCTTTATTAGGAATACCATTTGCTGGATTGGAGGCCGAGCTGGCTATTCTATGCTTTATAATTACATTAATTCTCAGCATCCTCTCGTTTGAATTTTATGAGAAGCGCATGAACGCGCTGCTTACAAAGTCGCTGCTACCTGTGCGGGGTAGCCTCAGCTAAAAACTGAATACCCGGTGCCGCATGGGGTAACCGGGCTGCTCTTCGCTTTGGGCTGGCAAGTTTTTTAGCATGCTGCGGGGCAGGAGGGTATGTCGTATCATGTTGGCGCCCAGGTAGTCGGTGCAGTTCAATTCAGCTATTTCTATGCAGGTTGTGGCTGAGTGGCCCCAGACTTTTTCCCGATACATATCTTGCCAGTGTCGCATGGGGCTTCTTGCCTCTGCCAGGCAGAGTATATCGGGGGTTTTGGCCGGATTATACACCCGTATCAGGGTGTCGGCCAGGGTATAGGTATGCCGGTATGCTAGCCATACGATGGGGGCGTCGGGTAGGATAAGCCAGTGGCAGGGAGCACCCAGGGCTATTTTTTTTGCAAGAAAATGACCCGGTCCCACCACCAGCTTGGGCTGTGCACCGGCATCTGCCAGCGAGTCTAGCAGGGGTTGTGCCATCTGCCTGCTGTACGGATCGCAGTAGACTACTACCCGCCCTGCATCTGTGCAGGCCACCCCGGCCAGAGATGCCGCCAGATAGACAATTATCCACCCCTGGCGTATGCGCTTAGGGTAAGCTAATCTCGGCATAGGCTGTGGCACAAATACCCCCAATGGGCGGATTCGCCTTGGCTACCCGCACCGTAGCGCGCTGCACATCTGGCAGGCCCAGCAGTGCCTCGGCTATTTCCAGGGTTAGGGTCTCGAGCAGCAGGGTGGGCTGTGCCATGCGTTGTGAGATAAGCAGGTACGCCTCGGCATAGTCTACCGTATGATCCAGGCGGTCTCCGGGCTTTACCTGGCACGCCATTTCTACCGAAACTTCGTATCGATTGCCGAGTGTATGCTCCTCTGCATATACGCCATGCGTGGCAAAAAAAGACATGCCCGTTAGCCCAACCTTTACTGTGTTCATGTGTTTGAATTTAATAAGTAATAACCAATATGCTGGATTGAAAAAAATCTATCCGGTTGTGGGTCTGGTGGTGCCTATTCGCCGAAACAGAAAAAGTAGATACGCCCCCACGGGTAGCTGCCAGGCCAAAGCCCAGAATGGCCCTATGCCTGGTATCCAGCCTTTGGGCGCAACCTGCGGGCCTACCAGCAGGATAAGCAGGCCGCCTGCAGCTCCACATCCACCTGCTGCCAGGGCCGTGATACAGCCTGGGTATTCTGCCACATTCACCAGAAAGAGCGTAATGTAAAACAGGAAGAATGCAGCGGAGAAGCCTCCTACTACAAAAAGAAAAGACAGATTGCTAAAGGGTGCCTGCTGCATGCCCAGTTGGGGGGTGGCTTGGTCTTCCGCCAGGATGGTTGCCGGCAGATAGAGCGCCAGATAAAGGAAAATAAGGCAGACAGGCACATAAAACAGGGCAACAAAGCGGTAAACAAAGTAGCGGCACAAGCCCGCTGTAAGCCCCAAGGCAAAGCCCATGCCCGGCCAAACGGGCAGCAGCCACTCTGCGGCAGCTCCCAAGACGGCAAGCCCGATAAACCAGGCCCATTCATGTACGCTTCTCATCTGGGGGCAAGATAGGACTGGCTGCTAACATTTGCTATACCGGGTCTACCCCATTAAGCCTAGGTAGGCCGATACCTGTTTGCTTGGCAGGGCTTATTCGGTACCTATCGGCGCGGACGGCTGGGTGCTGAGGCTATAATTGCGGCAAGTTTGGCGGCGCTTTTGGGGTAGTACGAAAAGTAGCTTGCAGTTTATCTGCGAAAGGCTTGCGTTTTTGCCTAACGATCGTTAGCTTTACTAGGCAATGGCAGATCTACCCGTTCATATAGGCACTAGCCAGCGGCAAGATACGCAGAAAGGAGGCCAATCTGGCACACGGGCCGTTATTTTGTCGGTAGCCGCCCGTCTGTTTGGCGAGGTAGGCTACCATGGGGCTGGCATGCGCCAGCTGGCAGACCTGGTGGGTATAGAGCCGGCCAGCGTATATAGTCACTTTAGGTCGAAGGGCGAGATCCTGCAGGTGCTGGCCTGGCAGTGTGCGGATGACTTTGCTGCCACCCTGAGGCCCGTGTATGAAAGCGAGCTGAACACGCGCAGCAAGCTGCAGCGCATGATCGAGCTGCACGTAGAGGTTTTGATACGCAACCTGGAGCAGGCACCTGTATTTAACCGCGAATGGCAGCACCTGGAGCCGGAGGCGAAGGCTGAGTATGCACGGCTGCGGGATAATTATGAAGGCATGTATCGGGCGGTGATTCGCCAGGGGATCGCCCAGCACCTGTTTAAGCCCATGGACGAAAAGTTTGCCGCCCTTACGCTGCTGAGTGCCCTGAACTTCATGCCGCAATGGTATAGGCCCGAGGGCGAAAAATCGCCCCAGGAGCTGGGTGAAATACTGGCAAGCATGCTACTACAGGGATTATTAAAAAGCTTTTAGATACGGCCAATAAACCCGATACCAGCTTTCTGCGTTAGCTAGAAAATAAGCAAGTAAGTCCGAATAGGCCCGGATAATAAAGAGAACCCAACCCAAACCTACCATGTACGGAAGCTTAACCATAACCGACGTAGAGAACTACGGCAAAAAGATACAGGACGAAGATCCGGAGCGGCTGGCCGCGTTTGAAGCCCGGATCGTGCGTGGTGAAAAGATAGAACCCCAGGACTGGATGCCCTACGAGTATCGGCGCCAGCT encodes:
- the folB gene encoding dihydroneopterin aldolase, whose translation is MNTVKVGLTGMSFFATHGVYAEEHTLGNRYEVSVEMACQVKPGDRLDHTVDYAEAYLLISQRMAQPTLLLETLTLEIAEALLGLPDVQRATVRVAKANPPIGGICATAYAEISLP
- a CDS encoding TetR/AcrR family transcriptional regulator; translation: MADLPVHIGTSQRQDTQKGGQSGTRAVILSVAARLFGEVGYHGAGMRQLADLVGIEPASVYSHFRSKGEILQVLAWQCADDFAATLRPVYESELNTRSKLQRMIELHVEVLIRNLEQAPVFNREWQHLEPEAKAEYARLRDNYEGMYRAVIRQGIAQHLFKPMDEKFAALTLLSALNFMPQWYRPEGEKSPQELGEILASMLLQGLLKSF